A stretch of Coccidioides posadasii str. Silveira chromosome 2, complete sequence DNA encodes these proteins:
- the AIM22 gene encoding Biotin/lipoate A/B protein ligase (BUSCO:213564at4751~EggNog:ENOG410PKCK~COG:H~BUSCO:7073at33183): protein MTQPQFNLTKTVLAPAALLQPAGASESAQTPPARKDLRQRKFRPAFLVVLPPRSMLPLRQLHWSLFPGAPTGHVPRIKSLRIGFPGRRRHASHSPSAFPFLVSQPSAEHQIYQSFSTDPYVNLSIENFLYKHTPTDSKILFLYVNSPTVVIGRNQNPWLETNLHLLNRAKAPKNVVEPSCTPVTLLRRRSGGGAVFHDEGNLNFSVICPKPIFHRDKHAEMVVRALHKLGAINTRVNTRHDIVMGGHSSAPVPQRVVHFDTDDVESPPVRATPQALKISGSAYKLSSFRALHHGTCLVDSPNLESIGAFLRSPARPYLHAKGVESVRSPIGNISSTLGGLSGSHLMQALVANIMEEFALLYKVDLDALFSAQKLRDRPGFQSGKNWLVGAVTANTSVGVNEIEEDIRDFKSLDWTYNQCPRFTFSTYPTEEDPRLRPGLPSNLHPSTRIFLRLKFGRIIESCISMSDDPETADFQSRRVHEVLQGRQLHEILDWRLALNGVADAFGSSQDVLDLSEWLNTKIGRRPS, encoded by the exons ATGACTCAGCCACAATTCAACCTTACCAAAACAGTACTAGCTCCCGCTGCCTTGCTCCAGCCTGCCGGAGCTTCGGAGTCCGCCCAGACTCCGCCAGCCAGAAAAGATCTCCGCCAACGAAAATTCCGCCCTGCGTTCCTTGTCGTCCTCCCGCCCAGATCAATGCTTCCGCTACGCCAATTGCATTGGTCTTTATTTCCCGGAGCACCAACAGGACATGTTCCCAGAATAAAATCCCTCCGCATCGGCTTTCCTGGACGACGCCGGCACGCTTCTCACTCTCCCTCCGCTTTTCCATTCCTCGTTAGCCAGCCTTCTGCTGAACACCAAATCTACCAGTCTTTCAGCACCGATCCATATGTCAATCTCTCAATCGAGAACTTCCTTTACAAACATACCCCGACTGATTCGAAAATCCTTTTCTTATACGTAAACAGTCCAACCGTCGTTATCGGTAGAAATCAAAACCCATGGCTTGAAACGAATCTACATCTCCTTAACCGGGCTAAAGCTCCCAAGAATGTGGTGGAACCCTCATGTACCCCTGTCACTTTATTGCGGCGCAGATCCGGCGGCGGGGCCGTCTTTCATGACGAAGGGAACCTGAATTTCAGTGTGATATGCCCCAAACCTATATTCCACCGCGACAAGCATGCTGAGATGGTTGTTCGGGCTCTACATAAACTTGGAGCCATTAATACGCGTGTCAATACTCGGCATGACATCGTCATGGGTGGGCATTCGTCGGCCCCAGTGCCGCAGAGGGTTGTTCATTTCGATACGGACGACGTCGAGAGCCCACCGGTTCGGGCAACACCCCAGGCTCTAAAGATTTCAGGCTCAGCATACAAGCTGTCAAGCTTTAGGGCATTGCACCATGGCACTTGCTTGGTCGATTCTCCAAACCTGGAATCCATTGGCGCATTCTTGAGGTCACCAGCTCGGCCGTACCTGCATGCGAAGGGCGTTGAAAGTGTAAGATCTCCAATTGGAAATATATCTTCGACTCTCGGCGGCTTGTCGGGATCTCATCTAATGCAGGCGCTGGTCGCCAACATCATGGAGGAATTTGCATTGCTCTATAAGGTCGACCTGGATGCTCTATTCAGTGCCCAGAAGCTACGTGACCGACCCGGCTTCCAGTCTGGTAAAAACTGGTTGGTGGGTGCTGTTACTGCCAACACCAGTGTGGGGGTGAATGAGATTGAAGAAGACATCCGTGACTTCAAG TCGCTGGATTGGACATACAATCAATGCCCTCGATTCACCTTTTCCACCTATCCGACAGAAGAGGACCCGCGATTAAGGCCGGGCCTACCGTCTAATCTGCACCCTTCG ACCCGCATATTCCTACGGCTAAAATTTGGAAGAATAATCGAGTCTTGCATTTCCATGTCCGACGATCCCGAAACAGCAGATTTCCAATCTCGACGGGTCCATGAAGTCCTCCAGGGGAGGCAGCTTCACGAAATCTTAGACTGGAGACTAGCCCTCAATGGCGTTGCTGATGCATTCGGCTCGTCACAGGATGTCCTGGACCTTAGCGAATGGCTTAATACCAAAATTGGTCGCCGGCCGTCCTAG
- the ARO2 gene encoding bifunctional chorismate synthase/riboflavin reductase [NAD(P)H] aro2 (BUSCO:204087at4751~EggNog:ENOG410PGTR~COG:E~BUSCO:8124at33183) has protein sequence MSTFGEYFRVTTYGESHCRSVGCIVDGCPPGMELTEEDIQPQMTRRRPGQSALTTPRNEKDKVEIQSGTEFGITLGTPIGMVVRNEDQRPKDYGGKTMDIYPRPSHADFTYLEKYGVKASSGGGRSSARETIGRVAAGAIAEKYLRLSHGVEIVAFVSSVGNEHLFPSTPESPSASTNPEFLKLVETIDRERVDSFVPIRCPNTEAAQRMTKIIEDFRDRQDSIGGTVTCVIRNVPVGLGEPCFDKLEAKLAHAMLSIPATKGFEIGSGFAGCEVPGSIHNDPFVVTTEEVKSGNGTTSTKRLTTKTNNSGGIQGGISNGASIYFRVAFKPPATIGQAQTTASYGFEEGILEAKGRHDPCVVPRAVPIVESMAALVIIDALMAQNARETAKNLLPRLPKTVPTHPTGIQPQSQQS, from the exons ATGTCAACTTTCGGAGAATATTTTAGGGTCACCAC CTATGGTGAATCCCACTGTCGCTCAGTCGGCTGCATCGTCGATGGCTGCCCGCCTGGGATGGAACTcacagaagaagatattcaacCCCAAATGACTCGCCGGAGGCCTGGCCAAAGTGCCCTGACAACACCAAGAAATGAGAAAGATAAAGTGGAAATCCAATCGGGTACAGAGTTTGGAATCACTCTCGGCACGCCGATTGGTATGGTCGTGAGAAATGAAGACCAAAGACCCAAGGATTACGGAGGCAAAACTATGGATATTTATCCACGACCTAGCCATGCTGATTTCACCTATCTGGAAAAGTACGGTGTGAAGGCCAGCAGCGGCGGTGGGCGGAGTAGCGCAAGAGAAACCATAG GTCGCGTTGCTGCCGGCGCAATTGCGGAAAAATACCTTCGACTGTCGCATGGTGTTGAAATCGTCGCATTCGTTTCCTCTGTCGGAAATGAGCACCTTTTCCCTTCAACCCCTGAATCTCCTAGTGCCTCTACAAACCCAGAATTCCTTAAACTCGTCGAAACGATTGACAGAGAGAGGGTGGACTCTTTCGTTCCGATTAGATGTCCTAATACTGAAGCTGCCCAACGCATGACTAAAATAATTGAGGATTTCCGTGACCGCCAGGACAGCATTGGAGGAACAGTCACCTGCGTTATTCGTAATGTTCCTGTCGGTTTGGGCGAGCCTTGTTTCGATAAACTCGAGGCCAAACTTGCCCATGCTATGTTGAGTATCCCTGCAACCAAGGGATTCGAGATCGGGTCTGGTTTTGCAGGATGTGAAGTGCCCGGATCAATCCACAATGACCCATTCGTCGTCACGACTGAGGAAGTAAAGAGCGGAAATGGCACGACAAGCACCAAGCGCCTCACTACAAAGACAAACAATTCTGGAGGTATCCAGGGTGGAATTTCCAATGGTGCCTCTATATACTTCCGCGTGGCATTCAAGCCACCGGCGACCATTGGCCAAGCTCAAACCACAGCAAGCTATGGTTTCGAGGAAGGTATTCTCGAAGCTAAGGGACGCCACGACCCATGTGTTGTGCCACGAGCAGTACCAATCGTTGAATCCATGGCCGCCTTGGTTATCATCGATGCATTGATGGCCCAAAACGCTAGAGAAACTGCAAAAAATCTTCTACCACGTTTGCCTAAGACCGTCCCAACGCATCCCACGGGCATACAACCACAATCTCAACAGTCGTAA
- a CDS encoding uncharacterized protein (EggNog:ENOG410PZI2~TransMembrane:1 (o219-242i)) has translation MAGLLSVLEPRQRFSRRDRESKDSCRSNEGKGVCIKKKKCPGISTKGLCPDDDDDVQCCLIRECTVPQGKGYCRSKEDNGCPGGEFFPGTGDPWPCPGPNDIQCCVKKEDITSAEPSTTQKTKDSTKTTTETRETSSKITITSESSDEPSTTSSTSSSSSPSSSTLTSSSLFFSTVTVTPSPVSTSSIPQTISSTSLLPSQTTTQPVSDSNRKLSSAQLGGIAVGSIAAGFALILFIIFILMRIARARHNKKIAREGTLYQTQMPSEMPDSGFGSNAISAVGAATMRSKNRTYMRMGTEYDNDKHSPVGNGAGEGYELEPRPAYRPFRPHHAEAMVELDGSPTTREKGRRHW, from the exons ATGGCAGGACTGCTGAGTGTTCTTGAACCTCGACAACGTTTCTCTCGAAGGGACCGTGAGTCCAAAGACAGTTGCAGGTCAAACGAAGGCAAAGGAGTTTgcatcaagaagaagaaat GCCCAGGCATCTCAACGAAAGGTCTATGTCcagatgacgatgacgatgtgCAG TGTTGTCTTATTCGTGAGTGCACCGTGCCGCAAGGCAAGGGATATTGCCGGAGTAAGGAGGACAATGGTTGTCCGGGAGGCGAGTTTTTTCCTGGAACCGGGGAC CCTTGGCCATGCCCTGGTCCGAATGACATTCAATGCTGtgtcaaaaaagaagatataacTTCCGCGGAACCTAGCACTACACAAAAAACCAAAGATTCCACGAAGACAACGACGGAGACGCGCGAGACATCTTCAAAAATTACTATTACATCAGAATCCTCCGACGAGCCATCCACGACTTCCTCTACTTCTTCCTCCagttctccttcttcttctactttgacatcctcctctctttttttctcaaCGGTTACAGTGACACCAAGCCCCGTATCCACTTCATCCATTCCTCAAACAATCTCCTCAACCTCCTTGCTGCCGTCTCAGACGACCACTCAACCAGTCTCCGACTCTAACCGGAAACTATCCAGCGCCCAACTCGGTGGTATAGCAGTCGGTTCTATTGCTGCTGGATTCGCCCTTATCCTATTCATAATATTTATCCTTATGCGCATTGCTCGAGCGAGGCACAACAAGAAGATTGCCCGAGAGGGTACATTGTATCAAACTCAAATGCCATCAGAAATGCCCGATTCAGGATTTGGTTCTAACGCAATTTCGGCTGTTGGTGCAGCAACAATGAGATCAAAAAACAGAACGTATATGAGAATGGGCACGGAATATGATAATGATAAACACTCGCCAGTCGGCAATGGGGCTGGCGAAGGATACGAATTGGAACCAAGGCCGGCATATCGGCCGTTTCGGCCGCATCATGCCGAGGCGATGGTTGAATTGGACGGTTCACCAACTACAAGAGAGAAAGGTAGAAGACACTGGTAG
- a CDS encoding uncharacterized protein (EggNog:ENOG410PNY9~COG:S~TransMembrane:8 (i177-196o241-260i281-299o311-334i562-582o588-608i620-638o650-670i)~BUSCO:2115at33183): protein MASLFRKRFKCFYCGSRSTQSQKDKVRQWQCRECQAVNYLDENGEITDPPATEASFESRQPQYAQPLSRTQPDRSSDPSIFCSTCLKNQHLLTQTLASYLPPQSHPEYKVYEASYPAYRKSLEERYPQVCENCEPRVIARIRQAGYAAKADHLRRMMEQSRDGRAVRNQRKWRWRSLFVSTGAVAFWTSIAGQLSWNIMGCIADITLPAEDQQTAQLSKALLGSCLDEGRLHRRVQSECALALQPYAGLALVLGVLSLWWNPKLRYKVDGRSGRITGAREYYRIQIVTLVVRFVAWTALQDTSITALNPKLTPAIHTFMAFFTLLTTIASRAAIRFSTRPLVSWNDNIESLVPKPNGNIEGPSQSFSNLETSIPQLSQPVQRFPIANLAPARALSPEPYNPPTPPPDLAADFDAMDWTPSYQTLQSSFHISRNQPGPILAPAPSPFQGQLPPAPKPPSWQLRNPNPQAPEKPAVNPPNPFHTAPTLHPSSSTPQKNPDVTKLADMVMAPPRFFPQSDLQAETGLESLFDKAFSIADSPARAERGSAGKTVGRDIAVNKPLHVLKGILLAVCFVLWTGSQSFAWPKSTIETVVLGLSFLVAGFSLLDLLMRPMVQWKMTDIFLSLIELVGCVYFALVRAGQFGDPTTFDKAGIYLVAFLAGQEMFGLRFMFGTTKPAVAVRAPAKQIIKRPASPPLMSRSLSSASGDRTPTRSSFISRPMPSEIAYQSPSKKQAQSLLPPTTLQPLDAGFHLLNGPSTFKAPPKPEFPPSLPSSFSTITQPQHLASSFASTERFMSPASTTSVSSTDYASTISESPSPILPPRHRTPGPSITGLSLDDSPIPVKSPAPPRYSLRSRRRQ, encoded by the exons ATGGCGTCGCTCTTTCGGAAGCGCTTTAaatgcttctactgtggtTCTCGTTCAACACAGTCGCAAAAAGATAAGGTCCGTCAGTGGCAGTGTCGTGAATGTCAAGCAGTGAACTATCTCGACGAA AATGGGGAAATAACCGATCCCCCCGCTACCGAAGCGTCCTTCGAGTCTCGACAACCTCAATACGCCCAACCTCTTTCCCGTACCCAACCAGATCGATCTTCAGATCCCTCAATATTCTGCTCGACATGTCTAAAAAACCAACATCTCCTAACGCAGACCCTGGCGTCCTACCTTCCGCCGCAATCGCATCCGGAATATAAGGTCTATGAGGCTTCCTACCCGGCGTACCGAAAGAGCTTGGAGGAGCGGTACCCCCAAGTGTGCGAAAATTGCGAACCTAGGGTTATCGCGCGGATTAGACAGGCAGGATATGCAGCAAAAGCAGACCATTTACGGCGGATGATGGAACAAAGTCGAGACGGAAGGGCTGTGCGAAATCAACGCAAATGGAGATGGCGGAGCCTCTTCGTTTCTACCGGTGCCGTGGCTTTCTGGACAAGTATTGCTGGTCAACTGTCCTGGAATATCATGGGATGCATAGCCGATATTACACTACCAGCAGAGGATCAACAAACAGCACAGCTGTCGAAGGCCCTTCTTGGGTCCTGCTTGGATGAGGGTCGACTACATCGCCGGGTGCAGAGCGAATGCGCTTTAGCTTTGCAACCATATGCCGGCTTAGCCTTGGTCCTAGGTGTTCTTTCTCTGTGGTGGAACCCGAAGCTGCGTTACAAGGTCGATGGACGATCTGGGCGTATCACCGGAGCGCGTGAGTATTATCGAATCCAGATTGTCACTCTCGTGGTGAGATTTGTTGCATGGACGGCCCTGCAAGATACTTCGATCACCGCCCTCAATCCGAAATTAACGCCGGCCATACATACTTTTATGGCGTTTTTCACGTTGCTT ACTACAATTGCTTCAAGAGCCGCGATTCGATTTTCCACAAGGCCCCTGGTTTCCTGGAATGACAACATCGAGTCTCTAGTGCCTAAGCCGAACGGTAATATAGAGGGTCCGTCACAGAGCTTTTCGAATCTGGAGACATCTATCCCGCAGCTCAGCCAACCCGTGCAGCGGTTCCCAATCGCAAATCTTGCCCCTGCTCGAGCCTTGAGCCCCGAACCTTACAACCCTCCAACCCCCCCTCCAGATCTGGCTGCAGACTTCGATGCCATGGATTGGACCCCATCCTACCAGACCTTACAGTCAAGCTTCCATATTAGCCGCAATCAACCTGGGCCTATTCTAGCACCAGCACCATCTCCATTCCAAGGTCAATTGCCTCCGGCTCCTAAGCCGCCTTCCTGGCAACTGCGCAACCCTAACCCCCAAGCACCGGAAAAACCGGCCGTGAACCCACCCAATCCTTTTCACACCGCGCCTACCTTACACCCGTCGTCAAGTACGCCGCAGAAGAACCCAGACGTAACGAAATTAGCCGATATGGTAATGGCCCCTCCGAGATTCTTCCCTCAGAGTGATCTTCAAGCAGAAACCGGCCTGGAAAGTTTGTTCGATAAGGCATTTTCGATTGCAGATAGCCCAGCAAGGGCCGAAAGAGGTTCAGCAGGGAAAACAGTTGGTCGCGATATTGCTGTTAACAAGCCACTCCATGTCTTGAAGGGCATCCTTTTGGCCGTTTGCTTTGTGTTGTGGACTGGATCCCAGTCTTTTGCTTGGCCGAAAAGTACCATAGAAACAGTTGTGCTGGGACTTAGCTTCCTTGTGGCCGGATTCTCTCTCCTTGATCTATTGATGCGGCCCATGGTTCAGTGGAAAATGACTGATATCTTTCTATCCTTGATCGAATTGGTTGGCTGTGTTTACTTCGCCTTGGTTCGTGCCGGCCAATTCGGTGACCCGACAACATTTGATAAAGCTGGAATCTATCTTGTAGCCTTCTTGGCAGGACAAGAAATGTTTGGCCTACGGTTCATGTTTGGCACTACAAAGCCTGCAGTTGCAGTCCGAGCACCGGCTAAACAAATTATCAAACGGCCAGCTTCACCTCCCTTAATGTCTCGCTCTCTTTCCTCTGCCAGCGGGGATAGGACTCCCACTCGATCGTCCTTCATTTCGCGACCAATGCCGAGCGAAATCGCTTACCAGTCGCCTTCTAAGAAACAGGCCCAGAGCCTTTTGCCTCCAACCACTCTTCAGCCCTTGGACGCGGGCTTCCACTTGCTGAACGGGCCGAGCACCTTCAAGGCGCCCCCGAAACCTGAGTTTCCACCATCACTTCCTAGCTCGTTTTCTACTATAACTCAACCGCAACACCTCGCGTCGTCTTTTGCATCCACGGAGCGTTTTATGTCACCCGCATCCACCACATCTGTCTCGTCGACGGACTACGCCTCCACTATATCAGAATCTCCATCCCCTATATTACCACCTCGCCATAGAACGCCGGGCCCTTCGATAACTGGTCTCAGTCTTGATGATAGTCCGATTCCCGTGAAGAGTCCTGCACCACCTCGTTATTCGCTGCGAAGTCGTCGGCGTCAGTAA
- the ALG14 gene encoding UDP-N-acetylglucosamine transferase subunit (EggNog:ENOG410PR2I~COG:G~TransMembrane:3 (o6-29i154-172o192-211i)~BUSCO:12979at33183): MLGSAATATAALAIAVLAILFTLSLIYLIRLKNASSRRGKSRRTVHLLVVLGSGGHTEEMLSMMRYARLDPWIYAQRTYLVSSGDSFSARKAAELERELSQTARSTFPSKEAKARASRSKARPDHSLLPAASSNVQTDYAIVTIPRARKVHQSFLTAPLSTLHCLWACFLVLQGKHLDQMTLNPAQSRSPAYPDVILTNGPGIAVCVVIAARMVRLFNWLFAINPPPFEKLGKTRRGKERRYLRTIFIESWARVTTLSLSGKLILPIVDRFLVQWKPLEGYSSWNGKKTEYVGTLLC, encoded by the exons ATGTTAGGCTCCGCCGCAACGGCGACAGCTGCTCTAGCGATTGCTGTTTTAGCAATACTGTTCACACTCTCCTTG ATCTATTTGATTCGACTCAAGAATGCTTCATCTAGGCGTGGAAAATCGCGACGTACAGTTCACCTCCTCGTTGTTCTGGGGAGCGGCGGACACACTGAAGAGATGCTCTCGATGATGAGATACGCGCGTCTGGATCCTTGGATCTATGCGCAACGGACCTATCTTGTCAGCTCTGGGGACTCGTTCAGCGCAAGGAAAGCAGCCGAGCTTGAACGCGAGCTTTCTCAGACCGCCCGCTCCACCTTCCCgtcaaaagaagcaaaagcaaGGGCTTCACGTTCGAAAGCGCGCCCGGATCACTCTTTATTACCCGCAGCATCGTCAAATGTCCAAACAGACTATGCTATTGTCACCATTCCTCGAGCGAGAAAGGTACACCAAAGCTTTTTAACTGCCCCCCTTTCGACTCTTCACTGCCTCTGGGCATGTTTCTTGGTGCTTCAAGGCAAGCATCTGGATCAAATGACTTTAAATCCCGCACAGTCCCGTTCTCCAGCTTATCCAGACGTCATTTTGACCAATGGGCCGGGAATAGCAGTCTGTGTGGTTATCGCTGCTCGAATGGTGCGCCTCTTCAACTGGCTATTCGCTATCAACCCGCCGCCCTTTGAAAAGTTGGGAAAAACACGTCGTGGTAAGGAAAGGAGGTACCTCCGAACCATTTTCATCGAGTCCTGGGCGCGCGTAACAACCCTAAGCTTGTCCGGGAAACTTATTCTTCCGATTGTGGACCGGTTCCTGGTTCAATGGAAACCCTTGGAGGGATATTCGAGCTGGAATGGAAAGAAAACGGAGTATGTAGGAACGCTCCTGTGTTGA